The genomic window AGCAATGAAGGGTTGTCTTATGAAAAGGAACCTGTACAAATCATGGATCTTCAAGTTAGGAGGTTGAGAACGAAAGATGCGGCTTCGGTTAAAGTCCTGTGGAGTAATCATACTAGTgaagaagctacttgggaagccgaggaggacATGAAAAGAAGATACCCTTATTTGTTCCTCGCACAGTATGTCTTGAACCTTTCGGTTGGGTTGTCCTGTAAAAGTTTAGAGTGGAGTGTGAATCACACTATTGTGTTTAGGCTTGAATGATGCATTCATGATGTGGATAATCGTATGTTATCTCTGAGGATGTTTCACTTCACTAATGGGATTCTCGaaatttctaaaaattaaaGGTTTATTAAAGAATCTCAAAGTTACGActttcattcggggacgaatgatcccaagtgGGGGGATAATGTACATTCCATAAATTTGAGTTAAAGTAATGTAAAATAATTAGGGTTTAGATTTCACCTTATCTATATGGATCCCTTCGTGATGGGTACAGGTGTTAAATGATCTTTACGGGGTCAAACGAGGTAAAGTAGTTCGTTAGAAATCCTGAAATTTGTCTAAGTCTAAGACAGTTTTCAGTTATGTCCAGTTTTGGGATATTTAcattgggaatttggaaaaactcaaaacatgaaagttgtaggtatcggaaatacctttccaaccacaTAAAGTGGATCTCCACCCGAGCTACGTACAGGgagttatgatcattttactgagCAAATATCGATTATCGGAAACGTGTGTTAAGCATGCGTCGCGGGCCCATCGCGCAGAATCCAGCTACAGACAAAAACATGTTCAGGTGTTGGAGCCACGTTACATGAACAATGTGGATCCCATGATCAGGCGTTGTACCCGTGACGAGGGCTTAACGCGGATCAGGATATTTTCTGGttccgaattttctttaagtcctacctcgttgtgttatttcccacttcATTCCAAATCAATATTTCTGAGGAAAAAAACCCTATAAAAGTATATTTATCCCTAAGGTGAGTTTCCACTCAATCTTGATCATTCCCACACCATATTAATCCCCTCTTGATAGTAAATCATCTCTCTAAAACCCTAAGTTCTTGAAATCTCAAAAAGAAGAATATAGGGGCATGTGGATTTCATCTAAGAGGTAAAGTTTCTAAATTATCTAAGATTAATAACGTTTGGGTTTgagtagaaagttctaaaaggTGGGAATCCGTTAGTGATTCATGAAAGGGTTTAAGAACCCGTTTATAGGCTTAGAAAAGCCCTAGTTTCGAACAAGGGTAGAAATCCGAAGAATTCGTTAAACTTCTAAACTTTGTCATTTAAAAACCATcatagtgtgattgttgaacttggaagaattCGGATGCTAGCTTATAACAGGTTAGAGGTATGACtttttttgaacatactcttttaaacgatttgtgtgactttggt from Lycium ferocissimum isolate CSIRO_LF1 unplaced genomic scaffold, AGI_CSIRO_Lferr_CH_V1 ctg10872, whole genome shotgun sequence includes these protein-coding regions:
- the LOC132041605 gene encoding uncharacterized protein LOC132041605 yields the protein MQHRELEFAVGEKVFLKVSPMKGVMQFGRKGKLSPHFIGPYEILRRIGKVAYELKLPSEMAMVHPVFHISMLRLNKPDSSDVLNHDEIESNEGLSYEKEPVQIMDLQVRRLRTKDAASVKVLWSNHTSEEATWEAEEDMKRRYPYLFLAQYVLNLSVGLSCKSLEWSVNHTIVFRLE